Within the Cryptococcus neoformans var. neoformans B-3501A chromosome 1, whole genome shotgun sequence genome, the region CGCCAATGTCTTGGCAAGCAATGTTTTGCCGGTACCAGATGGACCAACTAGCAAGAATGAGGCAATGGGGCGATTCTGATTACCAAGGCCGGATCGATTGAGCCGAATGGCGTTAGCGACAGACTTGACCGCCTCTGGTTGACCAATGACCTTTTTGGAGATCAATTTCTCAAGGCGGAGGAGTTTGGCCTTTTCGGTTTCGACCAATCGGGACACGGGAACTCCAGTCCACCGAGCCACAACCTCAGCAATCATCTCTGGAGCGACTTGCTGACCCGAACCcttctcagcttctttCTGCTCCAACTCTTGAAGCTTTTGTTCACGTTGGGGAATAGAGTGGTATCGAATGTCGGCAGCTGTAGCAAGGTCGTACCTAAGTGAAAGATTAGCCTTGCCATATATCTTGAGCTTTCAAGGACTACTTaccttctttctgcctcATCAGCCTTGGTTCGCAGCTCatcaatcttcctcctcagctCATGAATCTGATCTCCCAGATGCTTGTCGTTCTCATATTCCCGTTTCAAAGGCCCCAGCTTGTCTTCCAAGTCGGCGATAGCCTTTTTAGCTACTTCCAATCTTTCCTTGGAGGCCtcgtccttctctcgcTCAAGGGCATGGATCTCGACCTCTAAACCAAGCTTTTTGCGTTCAAGCTCGTCAATGGCTTCCGGGCGGGTTTCGCGGGCAACCTTGACAGCACTGGCTGCTTCGTCGAGAAGATCGATGGCAGAGTCTGGCAAGCGTCGTGCTGTAAGATATTGTTTGGCAAGTTGGGCAGCAAGGACAAGGGCAGAGTCCATGATACGGACACCATGATGTGTTTCATATTTTTCGCGAATACCACGCATAACTGAGAATTATTGTTAGCCAAATGTTATATATCACGAGCAATAGCAGCCACTCACTTGCAACGGTGTCTGGAACAGAAGGTTCGTCAACTATGACTTGAGCGAATCGACGCTCAAAGGCAGAATCCTTCTCGATGTATTCTCGGTACTCGTTCAGAGTAGTAGCACCAATGACCTTGAGCTTCCCTCGAGCCAACATTGGTTTGAGTAAGTTGGCAGCGTCCATACCGCCGCTTGAATCTTTCCCGGCCCTAAGAGTACACAGTCAGCAAATTTCAACTATTGATAGAGCTCGGAAGAACGTACATAATCAGGTGAATTTCATCAATAAAGAGGATAATCTGCGTGCCTTCATCCCCAGACTTTTCAACCTCGCTGAGAACGGCCTTGACACGCTCCTCGTATTCGCCCTTGTACTTGGCGCCAGCCATCAGAGCACCCATGTCAAGGGCAAGTAGACGACTGATCAAGCTTGCCGGGACATCTCGGTCGACAATTCGCTGGGCAAGACCTTCGGCAATGGCCGTCTTACCCACACCAGGCTCCCCAATGAGGACAGGGTTACCCTTGGTGCGCCTGGAGAGAATTCGAATAACACGGCGGATTTCGTTGTCTCGACCGATCACAGGGTCAAGCTTACCTTGCTCTGCTAGAGCGGTAAGATCCACGCAGTCTATGAATTATATCAGCGACATCCTTTCGCGAAAAGGTCCCTACACTTACATTTATTAAGAGCATCGAACTGTCCCTCAGCACCTTTGCTGTCGACCTtccttccacctctttttctcttgaTCTCTGCTTCCAGGGCTCTCGGCTCAGCACCCGTACCTCTCAACAACTCCTTCATATCGGAGGCATCGGTGCGAAGCAACgcgaggagaaggtggtcGACAGCGACAAACTGGTCATTTTGGTCCTTCTGCAATTTCTGAGCTTCCCGTATAACAGCATTGAAGGAGTTGGCAAGGGGCAGAGGgggtgatggaggagggtCGACAACGGGTAATCGGTTTATCTTGTGCATGAGAGCACGGTTGAAAAGGGTGGGATTACCGCCAACATGTTCAAGAGCGGCTTTGAGTAAAGTGGGCTGGTCAGGGCCACTAGAAGGCTGGTTTGGTTCCTCCCAGAGGACGGATATAAGATGTAATGGGTGAACTACGACGGTTTAGCTACAGGATGACTTCAAAACATGAATATTGCACGTACCTTGAGCGTTCGCCATCTCCGCCGCTTTGTCGAGGGCGGCCTTCAAGACCTCTGAGGACTTGTCTGTAAAGTTGTCCATGGTTATTATTAGTTGAGAGTAAGTAATGAATGTAGATAAGAATTAAAATGGCTGGTGGGAGAGCCGGAGGGGTATCCGTCCCTCTATATATACTGAGAGTGGAGGCCGTCCCGTCATTCgggaaagaaagacatCATCGTCGTGCCTAGATTCGAGAAAGTGCCAGAACCACGTGGCGTCCACTAGTCTCGCCGCCGCGGCTTTCTCGTCCATTCCGGTCCATTCCTGTGGAGTCGTGAATATTCTTTGCGATCGGGTAAGCATTTGGACGCCTCGGCATTCTCTCATCCGCCGTTCGATTCACATTTAATAACAATGCAGCCCACCCAAACTCATGCTGCTCCCGTTCGTAAAAAGCCCTCGCGCCCATTCGTTTCATCCCACCACCGCCCTGCAGACGAGGTAGATGATGGCATCTTTCGTGTCGTTTTGATCACCAGTGGTAGCGTAGCAAGCATCAAAGCACCCGATATCGTTGGGGCTTTGGTCAAGGTGAATAATAATGCTCTCGATATCCTGCCTTCTAGGGGATCTCCTGCTGACCGACTTCGCTGTCCGCATTGACTGGCAGTCACCGAATATTGACGTGCAAGTGGTTGCGACCAAAGCTTCCACATACTTTTACAGCCAAGAAGATGTAGACAATTCTGTGAGATCGGCTCTAAACCTACCTGACGAACAAATTGGAGAGCATTTCGGTGTGAGAGTCTGgacagatgaagatgaatggTCCGTGCGTCAACCCCTACTTTAAAACAATAGGAGAAGGCGCGCGGTACTGACTGTATCAATGTAGGATTGGAAGCATGTAGGAGAACCTATATTACACATCGAAGTGGATTTTCACTTTACTCTAAAACCCCATTTCGCTGTCTCTGACTACATCGCAGTTGCGTCGATGGGCAGATTTGGTTGTGATTGCACCCTGCTCAGCAGACCTGCTGGCCAAGATCGCCGGCGGGATTTGCGACAGTCTCGCTGTATGTAGTTTTACATGTTCTCGTGATACCGCGTTATGCTGATTAATGGCCTTTAGacttctcttctccgcgCACTGAGCCCATCAACGCCGGTAATCGTGTGCCCCGCTATGAACACGCACATGTATCAGCATCGGCTAACTACTCGGCACCTCGCGGTCGTGCAAGAGGACTTGGAGTACCTTGTCTCTGGACCACAGGGGGCTGGGAGGCTTGCCTGCGGTGATGACGGTAAGTGCTTGATAACGGATGGTAAGAGTTCTCTAAATTGATAATCTCTAGGCCCTGGAAAAATGACAGACTGGCGAGACATAGTGTCTCTGATCGAAGGGTTCGCTACAATGCACCAGGGCCGTCGAGCTGTGCATCATTCTGGTCATTCTCTTGACAGGTCCTCcgatcttcctctcccgccTTTCACAGAGGCGCCTCCAACGCCGGGAAGACCTCCCAAATTATCGTCTCCTGTAGAATCGTCTAGCGTATCAATGCAAGGTGGTTCACCTGCGAAAGGCCCCTCGGATGACGTTTTGACTGGCATAGCAGATTGGAGGTCAATGACGAACGAGCTAGGCGGAGATGGAACAGCATGGAACAGAAAGTGGTGGTTGGGTTGACTGCGTGCTTCCGTTTGAGACGGAATCAATGCATTAATAAAGTTTTTATCAAGTCTAATATAATATAGCATTATCAAATCTACATCGGAGCGATGTTGGAGCCTAAAGGTTGTTGTGGTTGCTCCGCAGGTATAAGAGGCGTCTCTGGTCGGAACCCTTTAGGACAGATCCATCCAGCCACAATTTTAGCAACCAGCTCAGAGTGCTCCCGCGCTGATTATCCATATTAACCTCACGTCCAGAGCTATCGTCTTCAACTTCAGTACTTACTAAGGCAGAATGCGTGAGGAACCCCGTCCAAGATTTTTACTCTTTCGCTACTTTCGCCCCCTAAGCACTCCTGGACTAATGGGCCGTCTTTACCAACCCAACCGTCGCCATTTCCCCCCGTCCAGACCCCAAACAACCCCTCACGTTCTTCTGTTTGATCTGTGCCCTGCGTCTTGAACCAGTCGGTATCAAGTCCCTTTATTTGGCGCATTTCATCGGAAGATAACGATAGGACATCTTTGAGTACAggtggagaaagaaggagggattGACTTGTCTCTGGAAGGTTGACGAGTGAGAAGAGGGGACGTAAAAGCGGGGAAAGGTAGAGTAAAATCGGTTTGATTGGGCGATGAAATATAGGCTATGCAATTCATAACGATGGGCTTTTGTTGCAATCGTATATGGCGTGTTTACGCACCCATAATGTCCATCCGTTCCAGGTGTTAGCGATCCATCCGAGCGTGGGAAATAGCAGATATCCAGCATGCACAGGGCGTGTTTTTTCTGTGTTCAGTTCCTTCATTACTTCACAAGCCATGTAAGCCCCGACAGAATGGCCCATTAGACCCAATTTAGGCCTGTTTTGACCTTCCTTTAGGGCCCAGTCATCGAGATAGTCTCGAATAGTCTCAACAAGCTCTATCTTACTGGTGACTTGCTGGGAAAGAGACAGAGGAACTGTAGGGCCGGGAAACTTCGTCGAGTGGCCTATATGGGATGTTGCCAGGATGGCATGGCTGGCAGGGAGAAGCGAATGGAGGTGAGAGAGGAAGTGTGGATAGTAGCCCAGCAATCCAGGATTGCCTTGACCCTGTCAATTGGCGTCGTCGCATAGAGCAAACAGGCTATGTGAGCTCACCGAGGATGAACAAGAGCAGATGATCAGGCGCTTTGGAGACACGATTGCGGGGAGGCCAGTAGTTAAGCTCTACGTGACCAGCTGCCCCTGGTCTTCTGTTCTGGAATGAGCAAGGGAtggggagggaagaagcgCTGTCCGCTGTGAGGCGGAGGAACGCGAGCCGAGGATCCATCCTTATTTATTTTCCTCAAGAACTGCCGTCCAGCTAATATATTTAGATATAACGAAGAACACCGACAAGAGAGCAAAAATATCCTTATTACGTAAGTTAGGTCGCGTCCGGTCCCCCATCTGAGTGCTCGGCCGGACATTACAAGTACATTCAAGACGCGTCAACGCGAATCGATAATCCTTCAATTTCTAGCACTCTTTTCCACACtcgttctttttttcacatttccttcctcacctccACGCCATGAGCGCCGAAGCCTCTCCAGAAACGGGACGTTTTAGGACAAAGTCTTCCCCAGAACTTTTCTTCCCTGCTACGGACTcagaaggtgaagagcaAAACGATGTCCCCCTCACTATTGTCCACCCGACTCAGAGCACCAGTTCCAAGTTTAGCATCAATatcgcttcttcctctagACCCCAACATGGAATTACTACCGGGGATTTTGAAACTACCAGCCAGACATCTGCCCATGACgatgtcgatgatgattTTTCTATCGTGGGGCATAATCCAGCTTCATCACATCCCCAAGGGACAATTGTCGCTCCtcgaaggaaaagaagtcTCCAACAGGCACATTCACATCATTCTAGctcgtcttcatcgccTGTCCCATCAGCTCCGGTAATACGTGCTGATTTTAGGAAAGGATTTTTAGGCGAATTTGTATGTGAAGGCTGGAGCCTTTCCAAAGGCCGCGGATATTGCTCACCGGGTACCAAAATTGTCATTGAAAGACCCAAAAGCAAGTCCACGGATGTTGGCGCCCCGAAAccaggaaggaaagacagTGGACCCGTGAGACTTGTCAATGGAAAGGTGGTGGGTGGAGTAAAATCGAAGCAGATGACTCTGGGATCAATGATGGCaaaaaaagtggaggtgagCTGGCGCTACTGGTTATTGCAATTACGAGCCTAATGGTCCTCAAGCCTGCGAAGAAAGTGAAGGCAACGACAGATCAAATCATACGGTTCAGAAATGAACGTGGTTTTGGTAAGTCGTTTTTAAGTTTACATGGTTTATGGATTGCACTACTAACACCAGGCACAATAGAAAGTACGTTGACTGAGAagcctttccttcttctttgaaaCCTGACCCAATTACGCAGTTGGAAGACTGTCAATTCATGAAGCTGGTTTCCTCACTCATCTCCTGGACACCGGCGTCAGTGAGTTTCTCTTATCGATCCTGTCGTCTCCTTCCATTTAATGTATTCCCCAGTCCAACTTAGCGGAAATGTCATTGACTGCCCTCAAAACCTTACCACAGGATGCACTATCTTACTTAACATCAAGGTATATTTAGCTCGAAAAGCATTTGAAAACTTTGGAAAACACAAAAGGGAGGAACATTTTTCATTTTGGAAAGATCAAAGAGAGACAGCCATGGAAGAGGCAATGCGTCTAAGGAAGGATTCGCTGAGGTCCCTTTTTGGTGCGTTAACCATGTCCTGACTGTCCATGTAATTGATAAATCTCCAGAGCGTATTGGCGTGAAGCCCATTCAGTCCAGTGCCCTTTCAAAAGTAACACCAATTCAAGGGGTCTTGAATAGGCAAAAGGGACCCGATCTAGAGGGGTCCAGACTCAGATCTTCTCCAAGTACTTCAACTGCCGAGgagaaaggcaaaggcCGGGCTGCTATGCGCGctgtggatgatgatgaagaagacagtGGAGACGAAGCGGAAAAGTTAGATGAGAAACAAATGAATGAGATTGACTCCATTTACCGAAAGTAAGTCACACCCGCTTATTTTAAATGCGGCAGCACTAATATTGGATAAGGGCTCAGCAGGGTGATACTCGTTTAGACGAGATGGATCCTCCTTCGACATTCCTGTACACTCTTCGTCCATACCAAAAGCAGGCCTTGACATGGATGAACGcgagggaaaagggcgaCTCTAGCGTTCGGAACGAAAGTTTGCACCCTCTGTGGGAGGAATACTTGTTCAAGAAAGATCAACTGCCTGGAGAGCCCATTGAGATTtctgacgatgatgaacaACCCGATTCCACACGGAAGTTTTACTGGAATCCTTATAGCGGCGAACTCAGTCTTAAGTTCCCGACCTCCCAAAACCTTTCTCGAGGGGGCATTCTTGCTGATGCGATGGGCATGGGCAAAACTTGTATGATGGCTTCTTTGATCCATACCAACCGCGAGGAGAAACCAGCTGGAAACTTGGAATCGCAGACCAGAGATggggtggaaggagagatcGACGAGGAGCCTGCTTCCAAGCGTATCAAATTCAAACAAGTCACCCTTTCCAACCAATGGCGTGCTGTTCCGACTGCCCCTAAAGTTGAATCATTCCCACGCGCTACTTTAGTTGTCTGCCCTGTTTCCCTCGCGGCGCAATGGCATGACGAACTTCGAAAAATGTCACAACAAGGTTCAATCAACAGCTACGTGTGGTATGGAGGTGACAGGGTCGATATTGAGGCTTTATTAGCAGGTGACGGAAAAGAGAGGGTGGATGTCATTGTGACTTCGTACGGAACCCTTACAAGCGAATACCAGAAGTGGCTGAGGACCAAGGACAGGCCCAACTATGAAGGTGGGAGCCTATATGATCGTAAATCGGCTTGTATGCGTCTTTATTTATGCCTATTGCTAATCAGCTCCAAGATGAATTCCTCCGCATTGTTCTTGATGAAGCTCATAACATCAGGAATCGTTTAGCCATGGTTTCAAAAGCTTGTTATGAGCTCAAAGGCCAAAGGCGTTGGGCTTTGACTGGTACTCCTATTGTGAATCGTCTGGAGGATTTGTATTCGTTATTGTAGGCCATTCTCCCTGACCTAAGAAGTAAAACAGCTAATGAGCATCAGGCATTTCCTACGCATCACACCTTGGGGTAATTATTCGTTCTTCCGAAGGTGAGTACAATCAGTTCCATCAGCGAAGACAACTAATAATATCACAACAGCTTCGTCACTGTTCCCTTTTTGAACCAAGATCATAAAGCTCTCAATGTCGTTCAGTACATCCTGGAATCATGCCTTTTGCGCCGAGAAAAGACCATGAGGGATAAGGACGGGCGCCTCATTGTCGATCTTCCCCCAAAGACTGTATGTTGACATTAACTCACGTTGTAAATCTAGTCTCATCCCTTTCAGGTGGAAATCAAGGTATTACAGTTTTCTAGGGCCGAAAGGCAGATATACAAATTCCTTGAGGAGAGGGCGAAGAAACGATTTATTGAGCTGGACGCAGATGGAAGAGCCATGTCAAATTACACTTCCATCTTGGCTATGCTTATGAAGTGAGCTCAAAACCGTGTCTGAGAGACGTAATTCGCTTATGGAATTCTCATTTTAGACTCCGCCAATGTGTCgatcatccccttcttgttcttggaAAATCaggagaagacggagaaCTAGGCGAGAAGATTTTGGAGTCCGGTGCTGGCAATGGCGAAGGCAATCTTCGTGACATGATCGCCATGTATGCGGGAGGCATTAGAGCAGAGACTCCAGACGATGTGGACAAAGCTTATGCGGCTAAAGTCCTGAAGGAATTAGGGGAACAAGAGGATACGCCGATCTGCGAACTTTGTTCAAATGAAATGTTTGATGAAGTTTTGTTGCCTTGTTACCACAGAAGGTatgtcttctttttttgtaGTATTCGATGCTGCGGGCTGACAGACGACAAAGCTGCCAGGATTGTATAGTTGAGTGGATAGGTACATGTGAAGATCAGAACAAAATAGCCAGTTGTCCATCTTGTGGCAAAGGTCCAATCAAACTCGCCGACCTTCGTTCCGTCCAGCGCCGTCATAAGCGTGTCAATCCTATCACTGACGCTTACCCTGGGGGGCGCGATCCGAACTCAAAGTCGAGCAACGATACGACTGTTACATTGGGTAAAGTAGACTTAGTCACAAGCACGAAGCTTAGAGCGCTGTTGAGACAATTGGAAGAAATAAGGCAAGAGGATCCAAAGGCGAAGGCCCTGGTATTTTCGCAGTTTACATCTTTCCTAGGTGGGGAACTTACCCGTGGGGCCTCATCGTAGTCGCTGATTGCTCGTAGATTTGATCGAAGCCACACTTACCAAACAAGGTATACGTTGGCTGTAAGTTGGCTTAGAGTACACCTCCAAGATGGGGCTAATGATCAATCATAATAGTCGGTTTGACGGTACTATGAGTCAAGCTCAACGCGCAAACACCATTGAAGAGTTCGGCCGGAAAACGAATGAACCACTAATTTTGCTTATATCTCTCAAGGCTGGCGGCGTCGGTCTCAATTTGACGATGGCTAACTGTGAGTATaaaaaaagtcaaaagGTGGTATTGAGTGAGGCACACTGAACGGATTGCATAGATGTATTTCTGATGGACACTTGGTGGAATGAAGCCATCGAACAACAGGCGATCGACCGTGTCCATCGACTGGGGCAAAACAAGCCAGTTTACGTCACGAGGTATATCATTAAAGGCACCGTTGAGAAGCGAATTATGAAGATTCGTAAGTAAAACCAGGGAACATACAAAATTCCACGTTTGGCTTACTTTTTGATCGTACGCTCTGCAGAGCGTTCGAAAACTGCTTTGGTAAACGCTTCCTTGTCGAACGGCGCTAAGACCAAGGAAACGACATTAGCAGATATCAAGAAGATCTTCGGaatggacgaagaagacagtGAGGGAGAGGTTTACTGAACCAATGGTCCCCTACATTATAACGGAAGTGAAGCAGCCTTGGCGCCGCTGTCATAATTCTAATTATATGCATAGCGTCATATTCTTAAGGTGATTTGATGCAACCTTGTAACCAAAGCTAACAAAGCTACATTCTCCGATCCAGCATTGTAGGTGACGGCATCCAGATGAAGCTGAGTTTTTTAGTCAATAATCTATTACTGACTTGTGGTTGGACTTACTTTGGCATGGTGATTGAAGTTAATCTCAAATTTTGACAATGCCGTCCATCTCAATTTAGATTTGGCTGGGTCGGACTCTGCGATAGGATCCACCAAAAACTTATTCAGAGCCGAGTTCAAAGATGACTGATAAGACACAAAGACCGAAATGGTCGTCATAAGTTTCGCATAAATCTTTCATGTTTATGAGCTTTCAACAATATCTGGCAACGATGATGACGTACGTTGAGTAGTTTTGAAGTCGTCAACATGCACTGTTTCAAGCATGTATCCAAAAAGTCCACGTGATCCCGCAGCAGTTGGTCAACTGTTTGTACCTTGGCCAGCTTTTCCTCCAGCGCTTTCCAGTTAGGCTCTAGTACTTCACCAGTCGCAAATGCTAGCACCTGCCGCACAAAGGCCAGCATCCTGGTCCTTAACGAGAAGATCCGTGCCTTCCACCTCTCAATATCTTCATTGCCCGAGTTATTTCTCCAAGATGGACTCTTATGTTCAAGCCACATGGCCGAAAGTGCAGATtcgagatggtggaggtgaaggaggaaaCGGAAAATGAGTTGATAGCGCGCGATCGTTTTCcgagagatgatgagcgagAGGGGAAATTTGACAGAGTAGTCGAACGCAAGGGCATCGATCGCTGTAGGAATCAGCGGCAGCCTGGAttgagagaaaggaaacATACCTATCAGGggtctctctttctcccttttactaccttcttcttcatggaTGTCACCCAGCGCAAAATCTAgttcgccttcttctgtcaAGCTTCCGGTCTTGCTCACAATCTTCAATAGCCAATCATACAATCCTTGAGATTGCATCACGACCTTGAGATCATCCTTAAAAGGGTCATTTGAGCTCGAACTCGATGGGTTGCGAACAGCGAGGTCTAGAAGAGATTGTAGCTTGATAATGGAAGCACTTTTTGCAGGCTTGCGTAGTTCAGAGGCAGCAAGATCGAGGAAATTGGTGAGGAAATCAGACTGgttgagaaagaaaaagtgtTTCATTGAACTGAGTACAGTGTAAGACAGTTCCATATGTTGTTTGCGGATCTGACTCACCGAAGATGGGGGATAAgttcttgctcttccaccatcaaTTTTAAAAGAGTCTTGTTGGCATATATATAAGCATCTTCTATCCGCTTATAGAAACTGTGCTCTATCAGCTCTATTCTACATAAGTGATGGTCAATAGACCTACTTGGGATCGTTCATAgccaccatttccttctcatcgACTTCCCCAGGCTTCTTGACCTCTATCCCGCATTCCCTTATTACATTTAAATATTTACCAGCTAGCAGGATCTTGTGCTTCCATGGTTGTAAGAACTGAGGAATGCAAGCGCCGCCGGGAAGGCGATTTGTTCCTTGGCGCGGAGGGGGTACACCTGCCGAAATCGAAGGTGTACTGTTACGAGCTGACACTTTGCTCGATCCCGGGATTGCTCCATCGCGTAGCTAAGACCACGTATCAGTTCCTCGTTACTTTGGCATTCGTCACTGTGATGTCCTTACAGTATACCTTCGCTCCCAATATTCGTCTGTATAATCACTTTCTAAAACGCCTTTTGTAATGTGTCCGCTCTCCTTGACCATGAATTCATCGAAGGGATCCGACAAGTGGCCAGTCGCAATCCACTGTATAAGCATTTTGCAGTATGGCTGCGAAGCATGCAGTAAGAGAGATGAATGCAAAGTGGAAGCCGTAGGGTCTCCGCTCATAGTTGCTTCTCTTTCGCATATGATACCGAGCACTTCGCCTCCCAGAACATCACCTCCATCACCAATCAACCCTTCTCGAGCTTTGAGATTCTTCATCAGCCCTTTTAGACCTGCGCCCCCCAGGCCCAATTCCTCTGCCATGCCTCCCAaaccatcgtcatcatctgaCAAATCATCAGTACCTTGCCCAGCCTGGTCGGCTTCGAGCGCATGACACAGAGATGCAAGCAGCGACATGGTATGCAAAGTAGGGTGAAGGTGGAGGTAGAGTGTTTGAAGGGTAAACGTCGGggaagtgaggaagagagattcCAACTGGGCTGTCAGCACTCGAAATTCCTAGGCGTGATATAGTCAGTAAGGTCACACAATTTGAGGAAATACCTACTTTTAGCATAGCCCTTATTCCGCTGCACAACGCGTGGCTAACCATGCCGTATTCCGGTGCCGTCCTTCGCGATTCCAGTCAGTAAAAgagcctcttctctctgaGAAAACTGACCGTAACTCCATTGACGCTTCGACAGCCGTAAAGAAAGATGCCAGAGGTAGGAGCCGTTTTACTAAAGATAGCAATGAAGCATCTATACAGTTCTATTAGGACTTCATTAATGATACATGTGAAATGAAATAACCTAGCAACGGGTTAACCCTCCACTTTGCGCCCTTTACGCGCtgttcttcatcaaaaGGGTCATACCCTTCATCATACCGTATCAAGACCCCTTCCACGCCCTAAACGGGCTCATCAATCATTCGAAAGGCACATCGTGAGTTTCGAGACTTACCTGAAGGACGAATAACAAATCCTCACAAATCCAAGCTTCTTGGACCTCAAGGGGTACTTTATCCAGTAGCCGTCTCTCCGCGCTCAATTCAGTCATAGGCGTTGGACGTTCGAGAACAGGTTCAATTTTCGCGGGCTCGTTTACCTTTTCTCTGCTCTTGTGATCTGACTCTGGTAGCAGGTCCCTCGATCCAGACATCGCGCGAAGGAATGACGGGTTGTATTCCCTTTGAGTTATCGAAGCCGATGACGATGGTCGCGTACGGAAATGCGAACGGTCCCGCTCATTCTCCACTGACCGAGCAGAAGCTGACCTCTTCTGTGCTTCAGGATTTCCACGATGCAAGGACGATTCTGCAATTATCAGC harbors:
- a CDS encoding hypothetical protein (Similar to gi|46101970|gb|EAK87203.1| hypothetical protein UM06430.1 [Ustilago maydis 521], FASTA scores: opt: 3188, E(): 2.7e-165, (55.252% identity (80.197% similar) in 914 aa overlap (4-896:5-914)); HMMPfam hit to AAA, ATPase family associated with various cellular activities (AAA), score: 56.5, E(): 7.4e-14; HMMPfam hit to Clp_N, Clp amino terminal domain, score: 59.7, E(): 7.8e-15), whose protein sequence is MDNFTDKSSEVLKAALDKAAEMANAQVHPLHLISVLWEEPNQPSSGPDQPTLLKAALEHVGGNPTLFNRALMHKINRLPVVDPPPSPPLPLANSFNAVIREAQKLQKDQNDQFVAVDHLLLALLRTDASDMKELLRGTGAEPRALEAEIKRKRGGRKVDSKGAEGQFDALNKYCVDLTALAEQGKLDPVIGRDNEIRRVIRILSRRTKGNPVLIGEPGVGKTAIAEGLAQRIVDRDVPASLISRLLALDMGALMAGAKYKGEYEERVKAVLSEVEKSGDEGTQIILFIDEIHLIMAGKDSSGGMDAANLLKPMLARGKLKVIGATTLNEYREYIEKDSAFERRFAQVIVDEPSVPDTVAIMRGIREKYETHHGVRIMDSALVLAAQLAKQYLTARRLPDSAIDLLDEAASAVKVARETRPEAIDELERKKLGLEVEIHALEREKDEASKERLEVAKKAIADLEDKLGPLKREYENDKHLGDQIHELRRKIDELRTKADEAERRYDLATAADIRYHSIPQREQKLQELEQKEAEKGSGQQVAPEMIAEVVARWTGVPVSRLVETEKAKLLRLEKLISKKVIGQPEAVKSVANAIRLNRSGLGNQNRPIASFLLVGPSGTGKTLLAKTLAGVMFNSEDAMVRIDASEYSEKHAISRLIGAGPGYVGHEAGGQLTEAVRRKPYSLILIDEIEKAAREFHQLFLQVLDDGRLTDGKGRVVDFRNTIVMMTSNVGSMYLNEHPSEGAVDPAVRAKVNGAIAKTFPPEFINRIDDIILYRSLSRADIRKVVDVRLKEIQQRLLDNNRKIKLDVDDPSCEWLAQAGYSPTYGARPMARLIQTEILNPLSRLLLQGRVRDGEVAHITVDLRKNRLVVIPNHEPDVIQPDDSEDEDDSMDIEVEEMD
- a CDS encoding hypothetical protein (Similar to gi|46101497|gb|EAK86730.1| hypothetical protein UM05916.1 [Ustilago maydis 521], FASTA scores: opt: 498, E(): 8.5e-22, (37.398% identity (65.447% similar) in 246 aa overlap (8-248:1185-1424)); HMMPfam hit to Flavoprotein, Flavoprotein, score: 105.2, E(): 1.6e-28), producing the protein MQPTQTHAAPVRKKPSRPFVSSHHRPADEVDDGIFRVVLITSGSVASIKAPDIVGALVKVNNNALDILPSRGSPADRLRLVATKASTYFYSQEDVDNSVRSALNLPDEQIGEHFGVRVWTDEDEWSDWKHVGEPILHIELRRWADLVVIAPCSADLLAKIAGGICDSLATSLLRALSPSTPVIVCPAMNTHMYQHRLTTRHLAVVQEDLEYLVSGPQGAGRLACGDDGPGKMTDWRDIVSLIEGFATMHQGRRAVHHSGHSLDRSSDLPLPPFTEAPPTPGRPPKLSSPVESSSVSMQGGSPAKGPSDDVLTGIADWRSMTNELGGDGTAWNRKWWLG